Proteins found in one Limnobaculum xujianqingii genomic segment:
- a CDS encoding NlpC/P60 family protein — protein MTKKTEPRWLTLARQFLGLREIKGAKHAPEIVQFWRDIKRGGIKDDETPWCAAFVGAVLEHSGIKSSRFESAKSYLSWGVKLQQPAVGAIAVLSRTGGGHVAFVVGQNSNGDLLLLGGNQNDAVNIAAFSRNRVEEYRWPTDEPLPVGGPLPQFNAANSTRES, from the coding sequence ATGACTAAGAAAACTGAGCCGCGCTGGTTAACCCTGGCTCGTCAATTTCTGGGGTTACGTGAAATCAAAGGTGCTAAACATGCGCCTGAAATCGTCCAGTTCTGGCGGGACATTAAGCGTGGCGGTATCAAAGATGATGAAACGCCCTGGTGCGCCGCTTTCGTCGGTGCCGTACTGGAACACTCTGGTATTAAGTCAAGCCGATTCGAATCGGCCAAATCCTATTTAAGCTGGGGCGTTAAACTGCAACAACCTGCTGTGGGTGCTATTGCGGTCCTTAGCCGCACTGGTGGCGGTCATGTGGCGTTTGTCGTAGGCCAGAATAGCAATGGCGATCTGTTGTTACTGGGTGGTAATCAAAACGATGCGGTTAATATCGCCGCGTTTTCACGTAATCGCGTGGAAGAGTACCGATGGCCTACGGATGAACCGTTGCCTGTTGGCGGTCCATTACCGCAGTTTAATGCTGCGAACTCAACACGGGAGTCGTGA
- a CDS encoding HI1506-related protein, translating into MEKVIQITSKRDGFRRCGIAHSEATTSYPLDRFTKDELERLQNEPMLIVHITEPTNNAKNDELAELNANVQALYQDVLDGQSKNDELTQKLADALRENNDLQAQLAAGTKTLTDAEAEIARLHAELTALKTPESDKPGTKAK; encoded by the coding sequence ATGGAAAAAGTTATTCAAATTACCAGTAAACGTGACGGATTCCGCCGCTGTGGTATTGCTCACAGCGAGGCGACAACCTCCTACCCGTTAGACCGGTTCACCAAAGATGAACTTGAACGACTTCAGAATGAGCCGATGTTGATTGTGCATATTACCGAGCCAACCAACAACGCCAAAAACGATGAGTTAGCTGAACTGAATGCCAATGTACAGGCGCTTTATCAAGACGTTCTGGATGGTCAGTCTAAGAACGATGAGCTGACGCAAAAACTGGCTGATGCGTTGCGTGAAAACAACGACCTGCAAGCACAGTTGGCGGCCGGTACTAAGACTCTCACCGATGCTGAAGCTGAGATAGCGCGGCTTCATGCTGAACTGACAGCATTAAAAACACCCGAGTCCGACAAGCCGGGCACTAAGGCGAAGTAA
- a CDS encoding Mu-like prophage major head subunit gpT family protein: MIVNKKNIAVFFLNLKTTFQNALKSAPSQWQKIAMKVPSSGKVNDYSWLSNFPAMRKWVGDKVLKALSAFKYTVVNDDWEATIWVDRNDLEDDQTGQYALQAKSAGESGAQLPDDIVFDLVNTAFNSVCYDGQYFFDTDHPMGSGTFSNRSTKALSTDSLAAAKASFGAARTQMQKVKDDDGRALNVRPNILLVPVALEDTARALMTVERLEDGKANIYKGACEVVVEPRLTSDTAWYLLDTSKPLMPFIYQERKAPQPVDTADGMTDDEFNRRLLKFGVEARAAGGYGLWQLAYGSTGTEA; encoded by the coding sequence ATGATCGTGAACAAGAAAAATATCGCCGTTTTCTTTTTGAATCTGAAAACGACGTTTCAAAATGCGCTAAAGAGCGCACCAAGCCAGTGGCAAAAAATTGCCATGAAAGTCCCATCCAGCGGCAAGGTGAATGATTACAGTTGGCTGTCGAATTTCCCGGCTATGCGTAAATGGGTCGGTGATAAAGTGCTCAAGGCGTTGTCCGCGTTTAAATACACGGTCGTTAACGACGATTGGGAGGCAACTATCTGGGTTGACCGCAACGATCTCGAAGACGACCAGACGGGCCAATATGCGCTACAAGCTAAATCGGCCGGAGAATCAGGGGCTCAATTACCTGATGATATCGTTTTCGATTTGGTGAATACCGCATTTAACAGTGTGTGTTACGACGGTCAGTACTTCTTTGATACTGATCACCCTATGGGTAGTGGCACCTTCTCCAACCGCAGCACGAAAGCGCTGTCCACTGATAGCCTGGCCGCAGCAAAAGCATCATTTGGTGCAGCTCGCACCCAAATGCAAAAAGTAAAGGATGACGATGGCCGTGCGCTGAACGTTCGCCCTAATATTTTGTTAGTCCCCGTGGCCCTTGAAGATACGGCGCGTGCATTGATGACGGTTGAACGTTTAGAAGATGGTAAAGCCAATATCTATAAAGGTGCCTGTGAAGTAGTTGTCGAACCACGATTAACGTCAGACACCGCCTGGTACCTGCTGGATACCAGTAAACCGCTGATGCCGTTTATCTACCAGGAGCGTAAAGCGCCACAGCCGGTCGACACAGCAGACGGAATGACTGACGACGAGTTTAATCGCCGGTTATTAAAATTCGGCGTCGAAGCGCGTGCGGCAGGTGGTTACGGCTTATGGCAGCTCGCGTATGGTTCAACCGGAACAGAGGCGTAA
- a CDS encoding phage holin family protein, producing the protein MSPLLTLNVVICLLIIIRLATFRRRGKSHNQTQSYLSYFLIVACFVVIVRIVFKQYVYIDWAETLLNSVLCIAIYAARGNVSELFKTRRRGVK; encoded by the coding sequence ATGAGCCCACTTCTCACCCTTAATGTTGTGATTTGCCTTCTAATCATTATCCGCCTGGCTACGTTCCGTCGGCGTGGTAAATCACATAATCAGACTCAATCGTATCTGTCCTATTTTCTGATAGTGGCCTGTTTTGTGGTGATTGTTCGCATTGTCTTTAAACAGTACGTCTATATCGACTGGGCTGAAACCTTATTGAACTCGGTTTTATGTATCGCCATTTATGCTGCTCGCGGCAATGTCTCCGAGCTGTTTAAAACACGTCGCAGAGGTGTGAAATGA
- a CDS encoding putative holin — translation MADPIGTSTTATASVLTGATLAGLLSGIDPGVIIAAFAGSVIFVLSAIDFPLWQRAFLFFVSMALGIYGADFVAHIISTILSVPLRSQITVSAPVGAAVSSASSVRILMVFSKKPNEGESIWDRFRFKKSSKGEDEQ, via the coding sequence ATGGCTGACCCAATTGGAACCTCTACGACAGCCACTGCTAGCGTATTGACCGGTGCGACCCTTGCAGGATTGTTATCAGGTATTGATCCGGGCGTTATCATCGCCGCGTTCGCAGGGTCTGTTATCTTTGTTCTGTCGGCTATTGATTTCCCGCTATGGCAGCGTGCATTTCTGTTTTTTGTGTCAATGGCGCTGGGTATTTATGGCGCAGATTTTGTTGCTCACATCATTTCTACCATTCTGTCAGTACCTCTACGTTCTCAGATAACGGTCTCAGCGCCTGTCGGTGCTGCTGTATCGTCAGCGTCCTCGGTTCGGATACTGATGGTTTTCAGTAAAAAACCGAATGAAGGGGAATCAATTTGGGACAGATTTCGATTTAAGAAGAGTAGTAAAGGAGAGGATGAACAATGA
- a CDS encoding gp436 family protein, whose translation MSYATGDDMVTTFGERECISLTDHNHTGEIDQIVMDNALSRASAEIDGYLVGRYATPWPDAPRILVGRCCDIARYQLASAERTLSDEIKLRYDDAIRFLVQVASGKISLGRTDTGSVIQGSSQVKIYSGSRQFGRDSTGGGAF comes from the coding sequence ATGAGCTACGCAACCGGAGATGACATGGTGACAACGTTCGGTGAGCGCGAATGTATTTCGCTCACCGACCACAATCACACCGGCGAGATTGACCAGATCGTCATGGATAACGCGCTATCGCGTGCCAGTGCAGAAATTGATGGTTATCTTGTTGGTCGTTACGCCACTCCCTGGCCGGATGCACCGCGTATTTTAGTCGGGCGATGCTGTGATATCGCCCGCTATCAACTCGCCAGTGCGGAACGGACTTTATCGGATGAGATTAAGTTGCGCTACGACGATGCCATCCGTTTCCTTGTTCAGGTCGCCAGCGGCAAGATTAGCCTGGGACGTACTGATACGGGTTCAGTTATTCAGGGTTCGTCTCAGGTGAAAATCTACTCTGGCTCTCGCCAGTTTGGGCGTGACTCGACGGGAGGCGGCGCATTTTGA
- a CDS encoding DNA-methyltransferase has translation MQIQTIGNATLYCGDALEILPTLTPMYDALVTDPPYSSGGLHASARTASPGAKYMGHQHYADFSGDNRDARSWAFWSVLWMNQASRLIKPGGYVMVFTDWRQLPATTDVFQAGGAIWRGIIPWDKTLSSRAPHTGYFRHQCEYVVWGSIGALGKCAHGGPFPGLMTQRVIPAQKLHLTGKPVPLMNMLTGPLANDAHVLDPFMGSASTAIPILKRGGSFTGIELSQEYFDIACARIEQALNENR, from the coding sequence ATGCAGATTCAAACTATTGGTAACGCAACGCTCTATTGTGGCGACGCATTAGAGATTCTACCGACCTTAACACCGATGTACGACGCGTTAGTGACCGACCCGCCATACAGTAGTGGCGGGCTACATGCCAGTGCCAGAACGGCATCACCCGGTGCTAAATATATGGGACATCAGCATTACGCCGATTTCAGTGGTGATAATCGTGATGCCCGTAGCTGGGCTTTCTGGAGTGTTCTGTGGATGAATCAGGCCAGTCGCCTCATTAAACCAGGCGGCTATGTCATGGTTTTTACTGACTGGCGACAGTTACCTGCAACAACCGATGTATTCCAGGCCGGTGGCGCTATCTGGCGCGGAATTATTCCCTGGGATAAAACGTTATCGTCCCGCGCTCCACATACCGGCTATTTCAGACATCAGTGTGAATATGTTGTGTGGGGCAGCATCGGTGCGTTAGGTAAGTGCGCTCATGGTGGCCCGTTCCCTGGTCTAATGACTCAACGTGTTATCCCTGCTCAAAAGTTACATCTTACCGGTAAGCCTGTACCACTGATGAATATGTTGACAGGACCACTGGCTAACGATGCGCATGTGCTCGATCCGTTTATGGGTAGCGCATCAACCGCTATTCCTATTTTAAAGCGCGGTGGATCATTTACCGGCATTGAGCTATCGCAGGAATATTTTGATATCGCTTGTGCGCGTATTGAGCAAGCGCTGAACGAAAACAGATAA
- a CDS encoding phage protease has product MKTRIAALTLKINQATANEIQLFPAGEFAAVDGRPHDVEGGQWTLTAELASVLIEQVAASTNPFVIDYEHQTLRAVTNGQPAPAAGWYNALEWRDDGLYAINVTWTKTAATMIDNGEYRFISPTFLYNKKGEVVRLLHAALTNTPALDGMDEVMLAAASRLASLSTSPENLTVDEELLANLLQSLRWTLNLPATATAEDIVAELQKIIDAVSAGQGMAATSVGLLALLTQKDEQIAALTASAYDPEKHAPIEVVNDLQAKLAAVSITSTDSIVDGLVTAALSDGRLLPVQEAWAKDLGNKSVDSLKSFLAKAPKIAALTGQQSDTQTKPDVDKKNLIMTELDAAQLAICNQFGNDPAEIAKLLQEE; this is encoded by the coding sequence ATGAAAACACGTATTGCAGCACTCACCCTTAAAATTAATCAGGCTACTGCGAATGAGATCCAGCTTTTTCCGGCGGGTGAATTTGCAGCGGTAGACGGCCGTCCCCACGATGTTGAAGGTGGTCAATGGACATTAACGGCTGAGCTGGCATCCGTACTGATTGAACAGGTGGCCGCATCAACAAACCCGTTCGTGATTGATTATGAACATCAAACATTACGTGCCGTCACTAACGGACAACCTGCACCGGCCGCCGGTTGGTATAACGCGCTGGAATGGCGCGACGATGGTTTGTATGCCATCAACGTCACCTGGACAAAAACAGCCGCTACCATGATTGATAACGGTGAATACCGTTTTATCTCCCCCACTTTTTTATACAACAAAAAAGGCGAAGTCGTGCGCCTGTTGCACGCGGCTTTAACTAACACCCCCGCGCTGGATGGAATGGATGAGGTGATGTTAGCCGCAGCCAGTCGTCTGGCATCCCTATCAACTTCACCGGAGAACCTCACCGTGGATGAAGAACTACTGGCGAACCTGCTGCAATCATTGCGCTGGACGCTAAATCTACCAGCAACCGCGACCGCCGAAGATATTGTGGCGGAACTGCAAAAAATCATCGATGCCGTCTCTGCGGGTCAGGGTATGGCAGCGACCAGTGTTGGTCTGCTAGCTCTGCTGACGCAAAAAGACGAGCAGATTGCCGCGCTGACCGCATCGGCTTACGACCCGGAGAAGCACGCGCCAATTGAAGTCGTTAACGACTTGCAAGCCAAACTGGCGGCGGTATCAATCACTTCCACCGATAGCATCGTTGATGGTCTGGTAACCGCCGCATTGTCTGACGGCCGTCTCCTGCCGGTTCAGGAAGCCTGGGCAAAAGACCTGGGTAACAAAAGCGTCGACAGTCTGAAAAGCTTTTTAGCTAAAGCGCCCAAGATTGCCGCACTAACCGGACAACAGTCTGATACCCAGACTAAACCGGACGTGGATAAAAAGAACCTGATTATGACCGAACTGGATGCAGCGCAACTGGCTATCTGTAATCAGTTCGGTAATGACCCGGCCGAAATCGCCAAGTTGCTACAGGAGGAATAA
- a CDS encoding DUF1804 family protein, protein MAWPQEIRESVRHKYIFNQLTLEQVSADCGVPFDTVRRWKAQALAKGDDWEKLRTAHTIAGGTLEDITRTVLTSLVIKFQSVIERINSNPDLPPEQSVELLTSIADAFSKATAASRRVLPETDRLATALEVVQLLGTFIQERYPALHVQFLEVLESFAQKMENEFK, encoded by the coding sequence ATGGCATGGCCGCAGGAAATCAGGGAAAGCGTAAGACACAAGTACATTTTTAATCAACTGACGCTTGAACAAGTGTCGGCTGACTGCGGCGTACCATTTGACACGGTTAGACGTTGGAAAGCTCAGGCTTTGGCTAAGGGCGATGATTGGGAAAAACTCCGTACAGCTCACACCATTGCCGGTGGAACGCTGGAAGATATTACCCGGACCGTATTAACCAGTCTGGTGATTAAGTTCCAGAGTGTGATTGAACGCATTAATAGCAATCCCGACTTGCCTCCGGAACAAAGTGTAGAACTGTTAACCAGTATTGCAGACGCATTCAGTAAGGCTACGGCAGCAAGTCGCCGTGTATTACCGGAGACGGACCGATTAGCAACAGCCCTGGAAGTTGTTCAACTGTTGGGTACGTTTATTCAGGAACGGTACCCCGCGCTTCACGTCCAGTTTCTGGAAGTTTTAGAGAGCTTCGCCCAGAAAATGGAGAATGAATTCAAGTAA
- a CDS encoding phage virion morphogenesis protein: MFHLKIDVSLYEKSLAKLLEGTRNRRELMGQLTGDMLDAVEENFKQQGRPAWLGWSPAYAKKREGGMILQKSGRLAASIRGIHDNDRSVVGTNVKYARIHNQGGDIRQKARTTSLYFKQSKSGEVGNRFVPKRQSNFVQNAHVGAYTVSMPARPFLQLIDSDIDRMKETAQRYFRGLVD; encoded by the coding sequence ATGTTTCATTTAAAAATCGATGTTTCCCTGTACGAAAAATCCCTGGCTAAATTACTGGAAGGTACCCGTAACCGCCGTGAGCTGATGGGTCAGTTAACCGGTGATATGTTGGATGCGGTAGAGGAAAACTTTAAACAACAGGGTCGTCCGGCCTGGCTGGGATGGTCTCCCGCTTATGCTAAAAAGCGTGAAGGCGGAATGATACTGCAAAAGTCAGGACGACTGGCTGCCAGTATTCGCGGTATCCATGATAATGACCGCTCAGTTGTGGGTACCAATGTTAAGTACGCCAGGATTCACAATCAGGGCGGCGATATTAGGCAGAAAGCCCGAACCACGTCACTGTATTTTAAGCAGTCTAAATCGGGTGAGGTTGGAAATCGGTTTGTCCCGAAACGCCAGTCTAACTTTGTGCAGAACGCCCATGTTGGTGCGTATACGGTCAGTATGCCAGCACGACCATTTTTACAGTTGATTGATAGTGATATAGATAGAATGAAAGAAACGGCACAGCGGTACTTTAGAGGGCTGGTTGACTGA
- a CDS encoding phage head morphogenesis protein codes for MPTLNAAELGYAFTLKPEEAIQYFESKGYVIGFNWHDVEADAHARAFTVAGVMKLDVLEDIKTALNESLKNGETYEEFKKNLLPTLEQKGWIGKGLVSDPETGELQGKQLTPRRLKTIFDTNNATNYNAGRYVQQMGDVANRPYWERVEVMDNRTRASCAAVHGFTARYDDPVWNFLYPPGGFGCRGRVRARSESDVTQYNLTVQSSDNRLVEVEQPYGNTTIQSTGLRLTSNKVYVPDPGFGFNPGKVAWQPNLEKYDYQPTRQYVSRSLAGPDFARGLNNVSSLAPQQQYPVGVLSPEQMKATGMQQQTVTVAAPQMQQFAEQDMTRADYIWVQSVIDEPDQVISTGTGVKFYRKNGNQWDVATVINNLLMDFTRVNSPEPGK; via the coding sequence ATGCCAACACTTAATGCGGCTGAACTGGGATATGCATTTACGTTAAAACCCGAAGAGGCTATCCAGTATTTTGAAAGTAAGGGGTATGTCATTGGTTTTAACTGGCATGATGTTGAAGCTGATGCACATGCCCGTGCGTTCACCGTTGCTGGTGTCATGAAGCTGGATGTTTTAGAGGATATTAAAACAGCATTAAATGAGTCGTTAAAAAACGGTGAAACCTACGAAGAGTTTAAAAAGAACCTGTTACCTACCCTGGAACAAAAAGGCTGGATAGGTAAAGGACTGGTCTCCGACCCGGAGACGGGAGAACTGCAAGGTAAGCAGCTTACCCCTCGGCGTTTGAAAACCATTTTTGATACCAACAATGCCACTAACTATAACGCGGGTCGCTATGTTCAGCAGATGGGGGATGTGGCTAACCGTCCATACTGGGAACGCGTAGAGGTCATGGATAATCGTACCCGCGCCTCGTGTGCAGCTGTTCATGGATTTACTGCGCGTTATGATGATCCTGTCTGGAACTTCCTATACCCACCCGGCGGTTTCGGTTGTCGTGGACGAGTCAGAGCGCGTTCAGAGTCAGATGTAACGCAGTATAATCTAACGGTTCAGTCCAGTGATAACCGCCTGGTTGAGGTCGAGCAACCCTATGGTAATACCACTATCCAGTCAACCGGGCTACGACTGACCAGTAACAAGGTGTATGTTCCCGATCCGGGTTTTGGGTTTAATCCTGGTAAGGTGGCCTGGCAACCTAATTTAGAAAAGTATGATTACCAACCCACTCGCCAGTATGTTTCCCGTTCGTTAGCCGGTCCGGATTTTGCCAGAGGACTCAATAACGTTTCATCACTGGCTCCGCAACAGCAGTACCCCGTCGGCGTACTCTCTCCGGAACAAATGAAAGCCACCGGTATGCAGCAGCAAACTGTTACGGTAGCAGCGCCACAGATGCAGCAGTTTGCTGAACAGGACATGACACGGGCCGATTACATTTGGGTTCAGTCTGTTATTGATGAACCAGACCAGGTGATAAGCACCGGTACCGGCGTTAAGTTTTACCGGAAAAATGGAAACCAGTGGGATGTTGCAACCGTCATCAATAATCTTCTGATGGATTTCACCCGCGTTAACAGTCCGGAGCCGGGGAAATAA
- the terL gene encoding phage terminase large subunit has product MAKNKISLKEFRESLQEYIASLRQTIEAECIGFDTDVRASAERRARVIDKENGFAFFVQTYFPHYIRHDSQSELHRYLFKRLPQIVASAKGESDAIAAPRGEAKSTLVSQLFSLWNIIIGAKHYPVIIMDSIDQAFPMLEAIKAELEFNPRLKLDYPDICGQGRVWQMGTIVTRNNIKVTVAGSNKKLRGLRHGPYRPDLVILDDIENDELVRNPDQRDKLQNWLTKTVMPLGEAGGKTDIVYIGTILHYDSVLSRTLNNPLWTIARFKAIVRWPVNMKLWDTWEELIRNRQPEAAEQYYQDNEVEMLEGAVVSWDARPLLALMLIRARDGHSTFDSEYQNDPVSGEDAIFTGCINFWVNRLNEWIFYGACDPSLGKAGASRDPSALLVGGFNRYTGILDIVEADIRRRLPDKIIEDIIRYQGQYHCLAWSFESVQFQEFLRTVLVQRSAERGIPVPAIPVIPSTDKLLRIESLQPHMANGLIRLHPSQQTLIDQLRHFPKADHDDGPDALHMLWSLAVSRAAKFEIHTPNRSRDNDAGRFDRGAW; this is encoded by the coding sequence GTGGCAAAGAATAAAATATCCCTGAAAGAATTTAGGGAGTCCTTACAAGAGTATATTGCCAGCCTTCGACAAACGATTGAGGCCGAGTGTATTGGTTTTGATACGGATGTCAGGGCTTCGGCTGAACGTCGCGCCAGGGTTATTGATAAGGAAAATGGTTTTGCTTTCTTTGTTCAGACTTATTTCCCACATTATATTCGTCATGATTCGCAGAGTGAATTACATCGCTATCTGTTTAAGCGTCTGCCACAGATTGTGGCTAGCGCTAAAGGCGAAAGCGACGCGATAGCTGCACCACGTGGTGAAGCCAAATCGACACTGGTCAGCCAGCTATTTTCGCTGTGGAATATCATTATCGGAGCCAAGCATTACCCGGTCATCATAATGGATTCTATAGACCAGGCTTTCCCCATGCTGGAGGCCATCAAAGCGGAACTGGAATTTAACCCCCGTTTAAAGCTGGATTATCCTGATATTTGTGGTCAGGGCCGCGTCTGGCAAATGGGGACCATTGTCACCCGTAATAATATTAAGGTGACGGTAGCCGGTAGCAATAAGAAACTCCGGGGATTACGGCACGGCCCATATCGACCAGATCTGGTTATCCTGGATGATATAGAGAATGACGAATTGGTTCGTAATCCGGACCAGCGAGATAAGCTGCAAAACTGGTTAACGAAGACGGTAATGCCACTGGGTGAAGCCGGAGGTAAAACGGATATCGTCTATATTGGTACCATTCTGCACTACGATTCTGTCCTTTCTCGTACCCTGAATAATCCATTGTGGACGATAGCCAGATTCAAGGCGATCGTTCGCTGGCCGGTCAATATGAAACTTTGGGATACCTGGGAAGAGTTGATCCGTAACCGTCAACCGGAAGCAGCAGAACAGTATTACCAGGATAATGAAGTTGAAATGCTCGAAGGTGCGGTGGTGTCCTGGGATGCCCGACCATTATTGGCATTGATGCTCATTCGGGCACGGGATGGTCACTCTACGTTTGATTCAGAATATCAAAACGACCCGGTAAGCGGTGAGGATGCCATTTTCACCGGCTGTATTAATTTTTGGGTTAATCGTCTGAATGAGTGGATATTTTACGGTGCCTGTGACCCCAGTCTGGGTAAAGCTGGTGCAAGTCGTGACCCTTCCGCATTACTTGTGGGTGGTTTCAATCGTTACACCGGCATTCTGGATATTGTTGAGGCAGACATTCGTCGCCGTCTACCGGATAAAATTATTGAAGATATTATCCGGTATCAGGGGCAATACCATTGTCTGGCCTGGTCATTTGAATCCGTTCAGTTTCAGGAATTTTTAAGAACCGTATTAGTCCAGCGCTCAGCCGAGCGTGGTATTCCGGTTCCGGCCATCCCGGTTATCCCCAGTACCGATAAATTGTTGCGCATAGAATCATTGCAGCCTCATATGGCCAACGGTCTCATTCGATTACACCCGTCACAGCAAACGCTGATTGACCAGTTACGTCATTTTCCTAAAGCCGATCATGATGACGGTCCGGATGCGCTTCATATGCTGTGGTCTCTGGCCGTTTCTCGTGCCGCCAAATTTGAAATTCATACACCGAACCGTAGCCGTGATAACGATGCCGGACGATTTGACAGAGGAGCGTGGTAA
- a CDS encoding DUF935 domain-containing protein, with amino-acid sequence MPQIVDQYGRPLKSETLKTQQTVKTADISRVYPDHPSRGLNIRKLPRILQQAEQGNLTAQACLFGDMEERDGHLFAEMEKRKNVLLTLDYSIEPPENATAEEKNLAAAVSEWIKGIPNLEDVILNGMTAIGYGFSCQEIAWEMQEKIWVPESLMLRPHYWFNTRPEDGDKIVLDDGTYQNGQSGSELWPFGWLVHRHNARSGFIGSSGLFRVLVWPYLFKNFALRDLAEFLEIYGLPARIAYYAQGTSDEDRDKILNALVRLGHDAVAALPQGNEIKFESAASGGSEPFQAMIDWAERTVSKVVLGSTLTTQADGKSSTNALGNVHNEVRHDLMTSDARQLEGMFKSLISMLAALNGYGDISYRRLPRLVFDTHEEIDLSDFADSVATLVNDVGMDDIPVSWVRKKTGIPAAKNGEPVLKPRVTMTPIPAALNQSILKLAALNSPVSENDDPAMITMENAPLPAEQINQAMSELLTPMIEALSAGKSADEAMNIIAASYPALDDSTLRQVLSQAFFVVDIWGRLNANT; translated from the coding sequence ATGCCACAAATCGTAGATCAGTATGGGCGTCCGTTAAAATCAGAGACGCTGAAAACCCAACAAACGGTGAAGACCGCCGATATTTCGCGAGTCTATCCCGATCATCCGTCCCGTGGATTAAATATCCGCAAGCTGCCGCGTATTTTACAACAGGCGGAACAAGGCAATTTAACGGCGCAAGCCTGTCTATTCGGCGATATGGAAGAGCGTGACGGCCATTTGTTTGCGGAAATGGAGAAGCGTAAAAACGTCCTGCTGACATTAGATTATTCCATTGAGCCTCCGGAGAACGCCACAGCGGAAGAAAAGAATCTGGCGGCCGCCGTCAGCGAATGGATTAAAGGCATTCCCAATCTGGAAGACGTTATTTTAAATGGTATGACCGCGATTGGTTATGGATTCTCGTGTCAGGAAATCGCCTGGGAAATGCAGGAAAAAATCTGGGTGCCTGAGTCGCTCATGCTACGTCCTCATTACTGGTTCAATACTCGACCAGAGGACGGGGATAAAATCGTACTGGATGATGGTACCTACCAGAACGGCCAGAGTGGTAGCGAGTTATGGCCGTTTGGCTGGCTGGTTCATCGTCATAACGCTCGCTCCGGGTTTATTGGCTCTTCCGGATTATTCCGGGTATTAGTCTGGCCATACCTGTTTAAAAACTTTGCGTTACGTGACCTGGCTGAATTCCTGGAGATTTATGGTCTACCGGCTCGCATCGCGTATTATGCTCAGGGTACCAGTGATGAAGACCGGGATAAGATATTAAATGCCCTGGTTCGTTTAGGCCATGACGCGGTAGCCGCACTCCCGCAGGGAAATGAAATCAAGTTTGAAAGCGCGGCCTCCGGAGGGAGTGAGCCATTCCAGGCGATGATTGACTGGGCTGAACGCACGGTTTCTAAAGTGGTATTGGGTAGCACACTCACGACTCAGGCCGATGGTAAAAGCTCCACCAATGCATTAGGAAATGTTCATAACGAAGTGCGCCATGACCTGATGACATCGGATGCTCGCCAGTTAGAAGGCATGTTTAAGAGCCTGATATCTATGCTGGCGGCATTAAATGGTTATGGTGATATCAGTTACCGCCGTTTACCTCGACTGGTATTTGATACGCATGAAGAAATTGACCTGTCTGATTTTGCGGATAGCGTGGCGACATTGGTTAATGATGTTGGCATGGACGATATTCCGGTTTCATGGGTGAGGAAAAAAACCGGTATCCCGGCGGCGAAAAACGGCGAACCGGTATTAAAGCCACGGGTGACCATGACACCTATCCCGGCCGCACTGAATCAGTCCATTTTAAAACTGGCCGCGCTGAACTCTCCGGTATCAGAGAATGACGACCCCGCCATGATAACGATGGAGAACGCCCCATTACCGGCTGAACAGATTAACCAGGCGATGAGCGAATTACTCACCCCTATGATTGAGGCGTTAAGTGCAGGTAAAAGCGCTGACGAAGCCATGAATATTATTGCGGCCAGCTACCCGGCGCTGGATGATTCAACATTACGTCAGGTTCTCAGCCAGGCATTTTTTGTTGTTGATATCTGGGGGCGGCTCAATGCCAACACTTAA